The following is a genomic window from Sutcliffiella horikoshii.
GGCAGGGAATTTTTCATTAAAAAGAGAACCTCCCAAATAGTTAATGACTTAAAATCGCGATACCAAAAAGATTAGATAGAACATTGACAGCCCTTTCAATTTCCGATATCCTTTATTATTCTGAATTTAAAAATACATTAAGTTATAAAGGGGATGTACTCCGATGGATATTAACGTATCTGACTTGGTTGAAGCAAAACGTCAAATTGACTCTACACTTAACAAATTAAGAGAAACTGTAAAAACTCTTGAAACTAAAGAGAATCCTAATAGATATAAATCTCAGATTACTTTAGCCAAAAGAAGAATTGAAGCATTTGAGATTTCAGTGTTTCTTATTGAAAGAAAAATAATTGATCTTGGTGAATAAGATGATTTTCAAGAATAAAAAGAAGCTATAATAACTTTGACATATAATACTCATCATAAGCTCTATTATTTATCATAAGTGAGTTTCTTTTCGTTCCTTCTATATCAAAACCACTTTTCTTGTAAAGTGCTACACCTGACTCATTTTCGGTGACAACTGTTAACTCTAATCGTGAAATGTTATGCTTTGAAGCCCAATTTGTAGCATGATTAAACAGTTTTGTACCTACTCCTTTCCCTCTATAATCCTGTAAAATACCTATTACAAGATAAGCGGAGTGCTTTGTTCTTTTAACGCTTCCACCTATAACAAATAAGTATCCAATTAATTTGCCATTTTCTTCTGCTACAAATACCGTTGAATTTTTTTGCTTGTCTATTATTTCTATCCGTTTTTGCTGTTGTTCAAGAGTCATTTCTCGTTCCCCTGGCTCCATAAGCATAAAAGCAGATGTACTCTCAACTTCCTTTATTAGGAGTAGTAAATTTTCTGCATCTTCCATTCTAATTTCTCTAATTAGCATTCCAAAAACTCCTCATCCCTAGTCCAGTCCAATTCTTATGTATGCAGCAATCCATCGCGCTGCAATCACTCCTAGTTATTAATATTAAAAGACTTATTAAGTGATTTAATACTAAGTCATTATTTCTTACCTCTTCGTTCTAAAAATATAGGTGCTATATTTAGTAAGATAGAAACAATTGTCAAAAACCATAATGCCCTTTCCATACCAGGTACTACATCCATTAACGCAGCCCAATCTTCCACTTCTACCCACATCGATACAAGACTGTATTCTGCACAGAGTGTTAATGCTGTAAATGATAACCCCATTGCCATAGCGAGCTTATAATCCTTTCCTGCCGCATACATATAAAGATTTATAAAAGTTACAACTATTGCAATAATCCCTAATATTACCCACATAACTATTCCTCCATATATTTTAATAAAATAATGCGAAATTGCTTTATGTCAATTTCTTTGCAGTTTGCATAATTCCAATTATTTCATATTCTAAAAATTCCTTCAATAAGATATTTTCCTTGACCAATATAAAAACGAGCGCTAATCCTTGTTAAAGGGTAGCGCCCAATTTCTTTCGGTCCAAGCCTATTACAATTTTCATATTGAGGTTTAATTCCTTTATTTTCACATTAAACCATTATGATTTTTTCAATGGAAACTAATTGGTAATTCGTTTGTTAACTTCAATCGTAATGAATTCCGGCAAATAATTTGGTGTACATCCTTTTGATACCATTTCATCTTTGTAGAGTCCCGTTTTCTCACCAAGTTTAATACAACGTGCTCGATACTTTTCATCATAGACGCCTATCCAGCCTGCAGTGAAATTCATAGCCCATTGAACTTCGGGTTCTTCCTGCTTAATATTAGCTTCAATTGCAGATAGTAAGTCTGCTGTGTTAACAGGCGGTGTTTGTCCAGTCCATCTCAATCTCCCTTGATAATACCAGAAAGCACGCCTTTGAAGTGCAGAAGGGCTATTTTCCCATGACACCATCAATGCAATGTTCTTCTTGTCTTTGGTGAGTTGATTAGCCATTAACCAATCCATTAGGTTATTTCGCTCATCAAAAGTGTGAATCTGCATATCCTTATCAAGCTTATTTAGCACATCTTGTGAAAGAAGTTTTTTGTCCATAAGTAAGATTGCTAATAGTCTGGGCAGAAACTCTTCGGTTGACCAAAGTTCCATAGCTAGTTCGTGATCTTTTTTAATGTCCTTTGCGATTTTTCGTAAATCGCCTAGCTTAGTTTTACTATTGATCTGCAGTAGAATGTTTTCTGATTTTGAAGTGCGTTTTATTTTTGTTTCTTTTTTTTCATCCATTTTATACAACTCCTTTTTTGAAGAATGTATCTGTTTTGAAAATTAGATGCTAGTTCTTGTTCCAGGATAGCGCACTTAAGTGGAATAACTAACATATTGCCTTGATTGAATTTCTTTTTCACTTTTTGTCACCTGCTAGTCCCCTCCAATTGACGTACGAAACCAGAAAAAAACTATGGAAAAAATGCCCCTAGTTTAAGAAAGGACCAATTATATTCTTTAAGCCTAACAATTTGATTCCTCAGCTTCGAGCAACTCACCATTTTGGTCATCTACTTGAATATTTCCAAACTCACAAGACTCGTCGATTTTCCATTCAACGATGTACTTCC
Proteins encoded in this region:
- a CDS encoding GNAT family N-acetyltransferase — translated: MLIREIRMEDAENLLLLIKEVESTSAFMLMEPGEREMTLEQQQKRIEIIDKQKNSTVFVAEENGKLIGYLFVIGGSVKRTKHSAYLVIGILQDYRGKGVGTKLFNHATNWASKHNISRLELTVVTENESGVALYKKSGFDIEGTKRNSLMINNRAYDEYYMSKLL
- a CDS encoding DNA alkylation repair protein; translated protein: MDEKKETKIKRTSKSENILLQINSKTKLGDLRKIAKDIKKDHELAMELWSTEEFLPRLLAILLMDKKLLSQDVLNKLDKDMQIHTFDERNNLMDWLMANQLTKDKKNIALMVSWENSPSALQRRAFWYYQGRLRWTGQTPPVNTADLLSAIEANIKQEEPEVQWAMNFTAGWIGVYDEKYRARCIKLGEKTGLYKDEMVSKGCTPNYLPEFITIEVNKRITN